GTGCCGGAACTCCTCGCGGGCGGCCGGGTTGGAGATGTGCACCTCGACCAGGGGGGCGGTGCGCTGGGCGATGGCGTCACGCAGCGCGTAGGAGTAGTGGGTGAACGCCGCCGGGTTCAGGATCACCGGGATCTTGCCGTCGGCGGCCTCGTGCAACCAGCCCACCATCTCGGCCTCGTCGTCGGTCTGCCGCACCTCGACCGACAGGCCCAGCTCACGGCCGGTCTCCCGGCAGAGCGCGACCAGATCGGAGAAGGTCTCCGCGCCGTAGACGTCGGGCTCCCGCGTGCCGAGCCGCGACAGGTTGGGGCCGTTGAGCACGTAGACGGGTCTCATCGGGCGACCTCCTCGTAAGCGGCCTCGAGCAGCTCCTCGGGCGGATCCTCCAGCAGAGAGACCCTCGCGAGCTCGTCCAGGACGACGAAACGCAGCTTGGCGCCGCGGCTCTTCTTGTCCAGGCGCATGTGGTCACGGAGCTGGGGCCAGGCGTCGCGGCGGTAGGAGGTGGGCAGCCCGACCGAGGTCAGGATCGACCGCGTCCGGCCCACGACGTCGGCCCCGATCCGGCCGTCGAGCCGGGACAGCTCCGCGGCGTAGACCATGCCGATGGCCACCGCCTCGCCGTGGCGCATCCGGTACTCCTCGACCCGCTCGATGGCGTGGGCCAGGGTGTGCCCGTAGTTGAGGATCTCCCGCAGGCCGCCTTCGCGCAGGTCGGCGCCGACGACGTCGGCCTTGATCTGGATCTTCCGCTCGATCAGCTCGCGGGTGTGCCGTCCCTCGGGGAACCGGGCGCCGGCGGGGTCGTCCTCGATGAGCGTCAGGATCGCCGGGTCGGCGATGAACCCGCCTTTGATGATCTCAGCGAGGCCTCCGACGTAGTCGTCACGGGGCACCGAGACCAGCGTGGCCAGATCACACAGCACCCCCGCCGGGGGGTGGAAGGAACCGAC
Above is a genomic segment from Streptosporangium album containing:
- the aroB gene encoding 3-dehydroquinate synthase, with the protein product MTVSRITVDGEVPYDVVIGTGVLGELPGLLGPGARTVAVIHPVGLPEIARPVCGAVEAAGYEVVPLPVPDAEQAKTVDVLAGLWSALGRYGVTRSDAVVGVGGGATTDLAGFAAATWLRGVKVVQVPTTLLGMVDAAVGGKTGINTPEGKNLVGSFHPPAGVLCDLATLVSVPRDDYVGGLAEIIKGGFIADPAILTLIEDDPAGARFPEGRHTRELIERKIQIKADVVGADLREGGLREILNYGHTLAHAIERVEEYRMRHGEAVAIGMVYAAELSRLDGRIGADVVGRTRSILTSVGLPTSYRRDAWPQLRDHMRLDKKSRGAKLRFVVLDELARVSLLEDPPEELLEAAYEEVAR
- the aroQ gene encoding type II 3-dehydroquinate dehydratase; the encoded protein is MRPVYVLNGPNLSRLGTREPDVYGAETFSDLVALCRETGRELGLSVEVRQTDDEAEMVGWLHEAADGKIPVILNPAAFTHYSYALRDAIAQRTAPLVEVHISNPAAREEFRHTSVVAAVATGTIAGFGLRSYVLALYAIAEETG